A region of the Aphelocoma coerulescens isolate FSJ_1873_10779 chromosome 1, UR_Acoe_1.0, whole genome shotgun sequence genome:
ccgtttcccctcgggtgcagttccgctcgcagccgacagggatcgctggcggctcccggtgagcagggcaggtgcgatggctcccccgcggctgcagggggcgctccggagcgagctcgggaagcacgcggctgctctgatgccctgggatcccggggaaggatggaacaaaggagcttcagaaaccggtgggcagctggtcccgggttctcggaaacagcaggctggactggtaggctggagcggcaggcacaaacacaaatcccgggtggcagacgagatgtatccaaaaggggaaccccccggggctccaggcaggcagggtaagcacggctacagcgtagcgaaggctcgaagcagcagcggggcgggcggccacagcccagcctccagcagggcagggaaaagcagctttgggatccccggtgttgttcccagcggaaaggaaagacgccgaaaacgggacccagcagctcttctctccgcggcttctctctccagacgctgagagcgaactgcactgcccgccaggtgagaacaaaagcctggccgggcccttttgtctttcttaagtatggctatttatctcctagcaacatgctatgggaaaaaattcctttaacagaaaaaaactaggactaaactgaaaccccaacaccTCCATAACACAGTGCCAGCTTCTGATCACTACCTGTACTTGCTATATGCCCACCTGGCGTACTTCCAATGACAGAAAACTACAACAATACTTTGTGCTCTCTTTATGGCAAATAATAAGCTGCATTTTAAAACTAGTCTTAATATAAAACATCCAGTAACGTTTCAAATTTCAAGCAGTTTCTTTAGTCATGAGGTTTTTATTCAACCTCAGCTGAATTCCCACTTGCACAGGATCGGAGGCAGTAAAACATTTATGGAAACAAACAAATCTAAACTGCATCATCTTTagttttctgtttcagaaaaaaaaggcagccagGAACATGCAGCACcaacagatttattttcatACCTACTTTACTCTCAAGTGCTATTTGTTTGCTCTTAGATTCTATATATACCTGTATCCACACTGAATCCCACACAGCTGCTGACCAAGGACTCCCAACTTGAGTTTGTGGAGGGAGTGCAAGTGGTGACCAGAGGTCCCTCCTTCTGTCTAGGTGTATCTGCACAGCAGGTGTGTCCCCACAACCTCCCTCCTCTGCTATGAACCCCATTATAAACCTCACCATCAGAACCTCCTCATCTTCTAGAGCAGACTCTCTTCCTCCTGTTGCCTTGTGCATTCTGCATCACCAACCCTGGGCTCGCTGTTTTACTCACCCCTGGGTCTGTGTTGTGTCCCGAGCCAGTGGTGAAGGATCTCCCATGTCACAGCTGCAGCTCATTGCAACCCATTCATGGATAAGCCAAACTCTCATTGTggtcagcttttttttttgttttaattagggAATTCACAAACAGGCGAACATTTCACCAGCATTATGCCAGCCCTTAACATTCAGAATCCATTCATTTGTTTTCTATTGTAACATTACCAATTAcagtatttaaaacaaaaaaacagctCAAGTTCTTCACAAAAACTTACATTTCAAGAATTAAACTATTCACTGCCTGAAGTACCAGTTTGGTAACAATGTACCCAACTGCAGCAGAAATAAGTTGACACCGTGAGTTCAGGGCCAGTGACAGTTTTTCAAACACTTTTTAAACCTAGTTCAAACAATCCAAAACCATTAAAATCTGTAGCCATGCCTTGTAATAGCATTATGTTCAACTGCATGTACTGGAAAAGTAAGAATGAGCATTTAATGTTTTGAACTTGGGAtctaaaacaatgaaaaaatgcagaacatCTCTAAAAATGCCTGGTATAAAGACTTGCTGATAAAATCCTTATTTCcaagaacaagaaaaatggaCAGCTAACCTTGGCATATAATACCCTCAGCTTTGTGTctatgcatttaaaaaatactccCATCTAGCAAAATGAAAGCTATACAAATCCTGAAACATCAAGGTGTGAATCCCTCTGCTTACTCCCTGCTGTCTTGCCACATTTTTCCATTACTTTTTTCCTACTGACCTTGTCTCTCCTTGGCATCTCACATACGGATGGGGGTGTGCTGCTTGAATCATTAAAAACTCAGTGACAACAGTAATAGGCATTAACTTACAGTTAAATTAATTCTTAGAAACCTTTCTTTTACTAAATGATTTTGCAGCTCATCTGCAAGGTACATCTGATAGTGATGCAAACTCTGGACTGAatcttactaattctactttaaaaaaataacctgGCTCAGAAGAATATTCTGCCAAGTTATATTCACAGTTGCCCAGGATGAAGACTCAGTACATGCTGTAACTTTAAATAGGACATTTTCTACCATGTCTCCATCATTTTTTTGGATCCAAGGGGTGTATACATCAACATGAGCTTGTAGAATAGTAATTCTGTAAGGAGTTGAACAGCAACCTAACAGAATGCCAGCCTCAAGTTTATAGTGTTACAAATGATCTTCTTATCAGAGGATGCAAAATTCCCTAATTACAGAAGGTacctaaaatttttttttaaaatgttggacAAAATAACTTCAGGAGTTGAGTGATCCCATAAAATAAGTCACTACTACATAAATAGTATTTCTTACACCATTACATCAGCAAGATTACAGAACTTAATTATTTCTCAAACTCACTGGAGTATGGATGTTTTTCAtattaaaagcagcaaaattaaGACTCACAGGAACTTTTAATTAAGAATCATCATCATATCTGACAGTTAAAATAACTGcttctcagaaaaataaaattcattaaCCCCTGATTCGCTTGTTACAATaaaatgttaagaaaaaaaaaaaacctcaaatgtAAATTGTTCAAGTACAGCCAGTGTGCAATTAAACTActtataaaatataatttagtAGTGCTTTGTTCAAAATATACATAATACTGAAAAAGTACTTAAACCCAAGAAACTGAGTATTTATCAAGTTTCAAACAGAGTTTCATCAAAATGAGGTAAATCTATGTCACCTGCCATTGAGCTTGGTGCTGAAATGGAGAACAGGTCTTCGAGGATATCATCTCTTGTAGGACTTTCAAAAGGAAGTTTTTTCACACTGTGTTTGTTTATTGCATCAAGCTCCATATTAGTGTCCTTTACAGGACTGTAGTAATTGTGGTCCTCACTTGTCACTGCTGCCTGTGGCACACTGGTGTTCTCATCGGACACGGTCACTGCCACGCAGCTGTCCACCATTTCCATGTACATACACTCATCTTCGCTCTTTGGAGTCTTCAAGGAAGCAACAGTTGAAGCAGGGGACAGTAATTCCGCCAGTATTTCATCAGTGTTATTATGGCCAGTGCACCCTGGCACAGGCTTTGCATTAAATTTAGATTCATTACCTGTGACATCAATCTGATACTGCAGCTCCCTTAAAAAGCTCTGCAATAACTCACTGTCATTTTGAGATTCAGTTTGCAATGGGGTGCTTATGTCTCCACTcacaggtttttctcctttcatctgTTCCACTGCTAATCTATCCAGTGAAGCCAACTTCTTCTTTTTAGCATTAAGTTTTTTTAACAATTTTAGGcgaagtttttttgttttgtcactCTCTGACTCTTCTGCCTTCCCAGAGTTATAGCCAGGTGAAGGGAACTGAGTCACTTTACCTGAGGTACCCAGTGTACTTCCCAACTTATTCCATGTTGGACCTGCAATAGCGGTATGATTTGCTGTTGGAAGACAAGTGCTTTGAGAAAATCCTTTGAAATTTGGTAAAGGATGAGTATTATTACTCTGAGGAGCTAGTAACTTCAGCGTCTCAATTGTTTTCTTTGTACTTCTGCTTTGAAATCCACCAAAGTTACTTGCGCCCTTAATTGGCAGCCGTACTTCACTTGTTTTTTGCACTGAGGGAGTTTTGCAACTTCTCTCATTCTTGAGAGCTGAGGCACTTGAAGGCATAAAAGAAGTATTCttgtttaataatttttttacccAGCTTCCTACAAATCCtccttttttgtcttgtttgtGTGAAGGCTGAACTGAATTATTGGCACCAGAAGAACTGCCAACTTGAGAATTAACTACAGTTTTGCTTGCATCTTTCAAATCAGGTGATTTTTGTATATTTTCTACTGCTAGCAACTTTTTGTTTTGCAGTAGTTCTGAATTCAATCCATGTTCTTTGTTAGCTAAACTAGTTCTGTCATTTGTTCGAGAAGACGATGAGTCAGATGAATCAGGGTCTTGTTTTTTGGGCACAGGAGGAGTAATATTTACTGGGTTCAACTCTTCTAGAGGTAAGCAAATACTGGAATTTTCATACAACGTGGATTCATTGTGCATAGCTAGACTAGTTCCAGCAAATCTTCCTGGATATGGAGTGCTAAGTGAAAAAGCTGGTTCCTGATGTTGTGGTGTGCCCCATCCATCAACAAGGTTATTTCCCACCATCTGTCCGTTCAGCAGCGATTTGTCTTCCGAGTCAACTAGAACTTCTTCAAGCATCAGTGTAATAAGATCATCATCTCCCAGATTTTCTAAACCATGATGAACAATACTTTCATCCTCAGCTACTTGCTGCTGTTTCTTCTCTGGAGTCCTCACAGAATCCTCTTTGTGGTGTTCTGCAGGTGTTTTGCCTACAGTGTTATCAAAACCACAGTGCAACACTGTGGAATTTGACTGTACATTATTAAGAGGAAAATCTTCACTATTTTTACTCTGGAACTGTGAATTCAGTTCTTCTGGCACACGAGATGCTTTCTTTTCCCAGATAACAATATGAATCTCTGAAGGAGGAACTTCAAATCTTTTATGTCTCTTGCAATACGGACCCTTTAAATCATCACATTCAAGCCAAGTTCCTGAAAAATAGCAACCAGTACAgagacttttaaaatttaagtcACTATCCTCACACTTGTCAAGTATTTTTATTAACCCATTCCCCTGACAAGCAGAAgatagagggtttttttctccagagaaaaCTGGGAGACTTCCACTGTAAAAAGATCAAACACAAGAAGAACTTGCAGTAATATTATTACAGGTCAGAGTAGGTCAACCATAAAACAAAGCTAGCTAAGGGTTTTATC
Encoded here:
- the USPL1 gene encoding SUMO-specific isopeptidase USPL1 isoform X1 — protein: MMDTQKTTNGLQVIGEGTGIGKSTLHMVGYLGKNCNPVETTAHEYCPVCKEKGQIQGLRTYRLNFQESIFLCENPQCIYPLGYKPLNSIITSTGSENHQVPSTHKKRKLGDTSDFSAVKADPKKARTNNVLSVEPTINADSVVKCYQNSLCIPKASLHDVLQNDQQNPGNHVGSCMPKVDFETATKTNNYQESPPKTSSPKTQLLPNSELLSTASEISLEEDKGSTNDRDLCLQWRNTHNLCWLDCILSALVHLETLKFALAEEYNNGKCLLQKLLTKYNQASILLNTCKRSKVKDVLPKAESHLNEIRNVMFTQLQPQLRCELGNMENPVSALPLLLQLDQQAEKLFLHSFSWKFECVCCGHKYQDRLKKTLTTFTNIIADWHPLNAIRIGPCNNCGDTSQRQQMILEKVPSILMLHFVEGLPHNNLEKYSFQFDEDTYQITSIVQYQTDKKHFISWSLNPDGTWLECDDLKGPYCKRHKRFEVPPSEIHIVIWEKKASRVPEELNSQFQSKNSEDFPLNNVQSNSTVLHCGFDNTVGKTPAEHHKEDSVRTPEKKQQQVAEDESIVHHGLENLGDDDLITLMLEEVLVDSEDKSLLNGQMVGNNLVDGWGTPQHQEPAFSLSTPYPGRFAGTSLAMHNESTLYENSSICLPLEELNPVNITPPVPKKQDPDSSDSSSSRTNDRTSLANKEHGLNSELLQNKKLLAVENIQKSPDLKDASKTVVNSQVGSSSGANNSVQPSHKQDKKGGFVGSWVKKLLNKNTSFMPSSASALKNERSCKTPSVQKTSEVRLPIKGASNFGGFQSRSTKKTIETLKLLAPQSNNTHPLPNFKGFSQSTCLPTANHTAIAGPTWNKLGSTLGTSGKVTQFPSPGYNSGKAEESESDKTKKLRLKLLKKLNAKKKKLASLDRLAVEQMKGEKPVSGDISTPLQTESQNDSELLQSFLRELQYQIDVTGNESKFNAKPVPGCTGHNNTDEILAELLSPASTVASLKTPKSEDECMYMEMVDSCVAVTVSDENTSVPQAAVTSEDHNYYSPVKDTNMELDAINKHSVKKLPFESPTRDDILEDLFSISAPSSMAGDIDLPHFDETLFET
- the USPL1 gene encoding SUMO-specific isopeptidase USPL1 isoform X2: MNCNPVETTAHEYCPVCKEKGQIQGLRTYRLNFQESIFLCENPQCIYPLGYKPLNSIITSTGSENHQVPSTHKKRKLGDTSDFSAVKADPKKARTNNVLSVEPTINADSVVKCYQNSLCIPKASLHDVLQNDQQNPGNHVGSCMPKVDFETATKTNNYQESPPKTSSPKTQLLPNSELLSTASEISLEEDKGSTNDRDLCLQWRNTHNLCWLDCILSALVHLETLKFALAEEYNNGKCLLQKLLTKYNQASILLNTCKRSKVKDVLPKAESHLNEIRNVMFTQLQPQLRCELGNMENPVSALPLLLQLDQQAEKLFLHSFSWKFECVCCGHKYQDRLKKTLTTFTNIIADWHPLNAIRIGPCNNCGDTSQRQQMILEKVPSILMLHFVEGLPHNNLEKYSFQFDEDTYQITSIVQYQTDKKHFISWSLNPDGTWLECDDLKGPYCKRHKRFEVPPSEIHIVIWEKKASRVPEELNSQFQSKNSEDFPLNNVQSNSTVLHCGFDNTVGKTPAEHHKEDSVRTPEKKQQQVAEDESIVHHGLENLGDDDLITLMLEEVLVDSEDKSLLNGQMVGNNLVDGWGTPQHQEPAFSLSTPYPGRFAGTSLAMHNESTLYENSSICLPLEELNPVNITPPVPKKQDPDSSDSSSSRTNDRTSLANKEHGLNSELLQNKKLLAVENIQKSPDLKDASKTVVNSQVGSSSGANNSVQPSHKQDKKGGFVGSWVKKLLNKNTSFMPSSASALKNERSCKTPSVQKTSEVRLPIKGASNFGGFQSRSTKKTIETLKLLAPQSNNTHPLPNFKGFSQSTCLPTANHTAIAGPTWNKLGSTLGTSGKVTQFPSPGYNSGKAEESESDKTKKLRLKLLKKLNAKKKKLASLDRLAVEQMKGEKPVSGDISTPLQTESQNDSELLQSFLRELQYQIDVTGNESKFNAKPVPGCTGHNNTDEILAELLSPASTVASLKTPKSEDECMYMEMVDSCVAVTVSDENTSVPQAAVTSEDHNYYSPVKDTNMELDAINKHSVKKLPFESPTRDDILEDLFSISAPSSMAGDIDLPHFDETLFET